A window of the Danio aesculapii chromosome 10, fDanAes4.1, whole genome shotgun sequence genome harbors these coding sequences:
- the trpc4a gene encoding short transient receptor potential channel 4a, whose amino-acid sequence MSQQYFRRTENFLYRDRIPLRIVRSESELSPLEKAYLWAVEKGDYGSVKQALIEAEIYFKININCIDPLGRTALLIAIENENLEIIELLLSFNVYVGDALLHAIRKEVVGAVELLLNHKKPSGGMQVPPILLDKQFSDFTPDITPIILAAHTNNYEIIKMLVQKGVSMPQPHQVRCNCMECVSSSDVDSLRHSRSRLNIYRALASPSLVALSSEDPFLTAFQLSWELQELSKVENEFKSEYEELSQQCKQFAKDLLDQTRSSRELELILNYKDDINLLEDEGINDLARLKLAIKYHQKEFVAQPNCQQLLASRWYDEFPGWRRRHWASKFMTCIFIGLLFPFFSLFYLIAPKSHYGLFIRKPFIKFICHTASYLTFLFLLLLASQHVNRNLVDQDENSDCKNENLRQNLAPTTVEWMILPWVLGFVWAEIKQMWDGGFQDYIHDWWNLMDFVMNSLYLATISLKIVALSKYNNQCRDEWDMWHPALVGEALFAIANIFSSLRLISLFTANSHLGPLQISLGRMLLDILKFLFIYCLVLLAFANGLNQLYFYYESDGKMTSNNVTCKGIRCSEQNNAFTTMFETLQSLFWSIFGLVALHVTNVDAKHDFTEFVGATMFGTYSIISLVVLLNMLIAMMNNSYQHIADHADIEWKFARTKLWMSYFEEGGTLPPPFNVVPSPKSAWYLIRWIKTHCFKIKQRKRTETLGSLGIRAAENVRTNRQYQEVLRNLVKRYVAARIRDAKKEEGLTEDNFKELKQDISSFRYEVMGMMKGTKTAMSTSKGNTADSSLVYPENALKCNSTSTGSTLKGKMRLQSITNTIIQVGGPKAWKPTGCSNLADGSVPNKTISHQLNCKGPNNPGEMYSVSEEAGESESEEQGDGKQAGNLDCKEEKNQNKEAEKDGENEDVEEDEELTYMRYMCEEEINETNEDETSRL is encoded by the exons ATGTCACAGCAATACTTTCGCAGAACGGAAAACTTCTTGTACAGGGACCGGATCCCGCTGCGGATAGTTCGATCCGAGTCTGAGCTGTCACCGCTGGAAAAGGCCTACCTGTGGGCTGTGGAGAAAGGCGACTATGGCAGCGTCAAACAGGCACTCATAGAAGCAGAGATCTACTTCAAAATCAACATCAACTGCATCGATCCTCTGGGGCGGACGGCTCTGTTGATTGCCATCGAGAACGAGAATCTGGAAATCATCGAGTTGCTGCTCAGCTTTAACGTGTATGTGGGGGATGCGCTTTTACACGCCATTCGAAAGGAAGTGGTGGGGGCCGTGGAGCTGCTTTTGAACCATAAGAAGCCCAGCGGGGGCATGCAG GTACCTCCTATCCTGTTGGACAAGCAGTTTTCTGATTTTACCCCTGACATCACACCCATAATCTTGGCCGCACACACTAACAACTATGAGATCATCAAGATGCTGGTACAGAAGGGTGTCTCCATGCCACAGCCCCACCAGGTACGCTGTAACTGCATGGAGTGCGTGTCCAGCTCAGACGTGGACAGCCTGAGACACTCCCGATCCCGTCTCAACATCTACCGGGCCCTAGCTAGTCCATCACTTGTCGCCCTCTCCAGCGAGGACCCCTTCCTGACGGCCTTCCAGCTCAGTTGGGAACTCCAGGAGCTCAGCAAAGTAGAAAACGAATTCAAGTCCGAGTACGAAGAGCTTTCCCAGCAATGTAAACAGTTCGCCAAAGACCTGCTCGACCAAACACGCAGCTCCAGAGAGCTCGAGCTGATTCTGAATTACAAAGATGATATAAATCTTCTGGAGGATGAAGGAATTAATGATCTGGCCAGGCTGAAACTGGCCATCAAGTATCATCAGAAAGAG TTTGTAGCACAGCCAAACTGTCAGCAGCTGCTCGCATCTCGCTGGTATGATGAGTTTCCAGGCTGGAGACGCCGCCATTGGGCCAGCAAGTTCATGACCTGCATCTTCATCGGACTCCTCTTCCCTTTCTTCTCGCTCTTCTATCTGATAGCCCCCAAGAGCCATTATGGCTTGTTCATCCGAAAACCCTTTATCAAGTTTATATGCCACACTGCATCCTATCTGACCTTCCTCTTCCTCCTACTTCTGGCGTCTCAACATGTAAACCGCAACCTCGTCGACCAAGACGAGAACTCTGACTGCAAAAACGAAAACTTAAGGCAGAACCTAGCACCCACTACTGTTGAATGGATGATTCTGCCCTGGGTTTTAG GATTTGTATGGGCAGAAATCAAACAAATGTGGGACGGTGGCTTTCAGGATTATATTCACGACTGGTGGAACCTCATGGACTTTGTCATGAATTCTCTATATCTGGCCACCATCTCTTTGAAGATTGTTGCTCTCAGCAAG TATAACAACCAGTGTCGGGACGAATGGGACATGTGGCATCCCGCCTTGGTGGGCGAGGCCTTATTCGCCATTGCTAACATATTTAGCTCTCTACGACTGATTTCACTCTTCACTGCCAACTCTCACCTGGGCCCTCTTCAGATCTCCCTGGGCCGAATGCTGCTGGACATCCTCAAATTCCTCTTCATTTACTGCCTGGTGCTGCTCGCCTTTGCAAACGGACTTAATCAGCTCTATTTCTATTATGAATCTGACGGCAAAATGACAAGCAACAACGTCACATGCAAGGGTATCCGCTGCTCAGAGCAGAACAATGCATTTACAAC tatgtttgagACACTTCAATCATTGTTCTGGTCCATATTTGGACTTGTTGCCCTGCATGTGACCAATGTTGATGCCAAACACGACTTTACCGAGTTTGTTGGAGCCACGATGTTCGGGACCTACAGCATAATCTCTTTGGTGGTGCTTCTTAATATGCTTATTGCCATGATGAATAATTCCTACCAACATATTGCT GACCATGCTGATATCGAGTGGAAGTTTGCTAGAACTAAGCTTTGGATGAGCTACTTTGAAGAGGGCGGCACTTTACCTCCTCCCTTCAATGTCGTCCCAAGTCCAAAATCTGCGTGGTACCTCATTAGATGGATAAAGACCCACTGCTTCAAAATTAAACAACGAAAAAGAACAGAGACGCTTGGATCACTTGGG ATAAGAGCTGCTGAAAACGTCCGCACAAACCGCCAGTATCAG GAGGTACTAAGAAACCTGGTTAAACGGTATGTGGCAGCAAGAATCAGAGATGCCAAAAAAGAAGAGGGATTAACAGAAGATAACTTTAAG GAACTTAAGCAAGACATCTCCAGTTTCCGATACGAGGTGATGGGAATGATGAAGGGTACTAAAACTGCCATGTCGACCTCAAAAGGAAATACAGCAGACTCAAGCCTTGTGTATCCTGAGAATGCTCTGAAGTGCAATTCTACTTCAACTGGAAGTACCCTGAAGGGCAAAATGAGACTGCAGAGCATCACCAACACCATAATCCAGGTAGGGGGACCCAAAGCCTGGAAACCCACTGGCTGTAGCAACCTAGCGGATGGTTCTGTCCCAAACAAGACCATTAGCCATCAACTGAACTGCAAAGGGCCAAACAACCCAGGGGAGATGTACTCCGTATCAGAGGAAGCCGGCGAATCTGAGAGTGAGGAACAGGGTGATGGAAAACAAGCAGGAAACCTTGATTGCAAGGaagaaaagaaccaaaacaaagaagcAGAGAAAGATGGAGAGAATGAGGATGTAGAAGAGGATGAGGAATTGACATACATGCGTTATATGTGTGAagaggaaataaatgaaacaaacgaAGATGAAACAAGCAGATTATAA